TGGAAGGAAAACTGTTGTTTGGGGCCACTTTTAATTATGGGCAGTTCCTTGAGCTGTAGCCCAAAGGATCCACCTTCAAGGGTAAAATCTTTTTCTGTTGAAGTGAGGCGGATATTTTCAATTTTGCTGTCAATCTGCCCCGAAGTTCTGCCATCTTTGTAGAGCAGTTTGCCGTCAATCTGTAACTCGGCATCTGCCAGGAAGCCGGATAAATTGGGTGCGAATCTGCCAAGTTCAAGGCCGTTAACGGAGGTGTTGCAGGCGTTTTTTAATTGTAATTTGGCCTCAGGTTTAATCGCAAAAATATTTACATACCCAGTCAAATCAAAGCATAGGGTGTCGAGCAGGCTGTTTTGGTGACGACCGGTTATTGTGAAGCCCTGGCGCTCTTGCTTAAGGGTAAGGTCGAGATTGCCGAGATCCTGACCCGCCAAGTGAATCGTGTGGATATTGATGGCGCTTTTTGTTTCTTCCGGTTGATACGGCCAGTTGAACAGGATTTTACCTTCTGCCTTGGTTGAAAAATCTCCGCGATTGGTGACGACAAGGTTGTTAAACGGGAGCATAAATTTGCTGACGCCGTTCACGGTCTCACCGGAGACAGAAAGCTCCGGCAGCTGTGCGTAAAAGTTGGCAGCCTCTGCCGTGAGTGGCGCTAGCTCTACTGTGTAGAAGAAAGATGTTTTGTCGGCTTTACTGGTAGCAGAGAGTTTGTACTCAGTGAGCTTGGCAGATATCTTGAGGTCTCCTTGAGAAAGCGCAAAAGCAGGTTTGTTTATAGAGGTAGCCTCTACCTGCCAATTGCCTCTATAATCAGCCTCTGCGCGCAGCTGTGTGGTAACTCTTGCCGGTGCAACAGTAAGAGCTGTGGCAACGGTCTGTTCAGGAATGTCTAGTGAAAAATTGCCGTCGAAGCTGATGCCGTTTTCTGATTTCTTAAAAGCCAGGTCCAAATCACCTACCATTGCTTTTACGGAGCCATCAATTGCCAGAGATGTTGCACTTAAATGGCCAGCTTCCTTTTGGGCTGTTAGGTTGAAGAGAAACGGTTGCTGGTTTTCGAGTACCTTGCAGGTCTTTAGCTGAAGGTCGCCAAAGGTAATATCTGCTTGTTCAAGTTTTCCTGAAACCGCTGCCGAAATCAGTGAGAGTGGTTGCAAATCAAGGTGCATTTTGCTAGTAAGTGCCAGTGTGCCAGTTGCAGTGAGGCCTGTGGGCGTAACCAGGTCAGCAAAGCGAATCAAGTCAATGGAGTCAGCATTAAGACTGGTTTTTAGCTCCATGGTGTTCAGATCAATTTCGGCTACGGTCTTGATTTGCTGGCCGCGCAGCAGCACCTTGGCATGAACTATAGCCAGTCGAGGAATGGTTTTGCTGAACTGGACATTGATGGAGGCGGGTATGGAAAAATCTCCTTTTTCAAATGAAAGGTTAATAATTGCCGGATCAATGGTAACTTCACCAAGATTGTAAAGGGCGTCAAGGTGGTGAGCGGTGAAACCAGAGGAAGAGGTTTTGTTACGCTGCCTGTCTTCTGCCGCTTGCCATGGCAAGACCAGTTTGCCATCCTGGAAGTGAAGATTCAGTTCCAGGCCTACAAGCGAAATTTTGTTGAGCTTTTTTTGCCAGAGGCTGGCTGGCGAGTAGTCAACACGCATGGAGTCCAGGCGGGCAAAGGGGGTTTTGGTACCAACAGCTATTTCTCTGATGTCGCTACCCAAGAGGCCAACGTGTCGTATTTTAAAGGAGATTGGGAGACTGTTTTTTGATATGGCGGTCTGGATGATCTTCTGGGCAAAAAGAGGTAGAAATTCGACAAATGCTACGCCAAGGACAAAAGTTGTCAGGCAGAGTAGGCCGATCGCGGCGGTTTTGATAATCCTTGACATCAATCGGAGTTCCAAAGTCTCTTACAGTGAATTGGGGGAATGTGTGCCATAATAGAAGGTGCCATGGTCGTTGCCCTTGGGGAATTTTGTGGTCTACCTCGATGCTGCAATTCACAGTAGCATAATCGCTACTGTCAGTCGAGGGCGATGTGCTGGTGGCTATAGCGATTCTCTTTTTTTATTCTTTATGCTAGAAAGGGTCAATGAAAACGGATTTGAAGATATATTTTGCTGGATCGATTCGTGGTGGCAGGGAAGATGCGGGGGTTTATTGGGCCATGATAGAGTTCTTGCGCACCTTTGGCGAGGTGCTGACCGAGCATGTGGGTGATCTGGATCTGACCGAAAAAGGCGATGATGGGCCAAGCGACCGCTTTATTCATGATCGGGATATGGAGTGGTTGAGGCGTTGTGATCTGGTGGTGGCCGAGGTTAGCCAACCTTCCCTGGGGGTAGGGTATGAGTTGGGATGGGCTGCCGCCTGGCATAAACCCACCCTGTGCCTGTTTCGCACCTCTCAAGCTTCACTTTCTGCCATGGTCGCGGGCAGTGCAGCCTTGGAGACGGTTCTATATTCCAGCCTGGCAGAAGCTCAGCTGCAAATTTCTGATTTTATTCGCAAAAATTCACGTTCACTTTCTTCATCCCAGGCGCTCAAGGCAGGTGGCGAGTGAAAACTCAACTTGAATTGCTGGCCCCGGCCGGAAATGCAGAGATTGGCATGGCCGCTATCGATCATGGCGCTGATGCCGTCTATATCGGTGCTCCGCAGTTTAGCGCCAGGGCTCAGGCCGGCAGGTCAATTGACGAGATTGCCGAATTGATTCAATATGCCCACCTTTTTCATGCCCGTGTCTATGTTGCTCTCAACACCATACTGACCGATCAGGAGATTCCTCAGGCCCTTGACATCATCGGTTCAGTCGATGCCATTGGTGCTGATGGGTTGATCATTC
This Desulfobulbaceae bacterium DNA region includes the following protein-coding sequences:
- a CDS encoding nucleoside 2-deoxyribosyltransferase, whose amino-acid sequence is MKIYFAGSIRGGREDAGVYWAMIEFLRTFGEVLTEHVGDLDLTEKGDDGPSDRFIHDRDMEWLRRCDLVVAEVSQPSLGVGYELGWAAAWHKPTLCLFRTSQASLSAMVAGSAALETVLYSSLAEAQLQISDFIRKNSRSLSSSQALKAGGE
- a CDS encoding YdbH domain-containing protein, whose product is MSRIIKTAAIGLLCLTTFVLGVAFVEFLPLFAQKIIQTAISKNSLPISFKIRHVGLLGSDIREIAVGTKTPFARLDSMRVDYSPASLWQKKLNKISLVGLELNLHFQDGKLVLPWQAAEDRQRNKTSSSGFTAHHLDALYNLGEVTIDPAIINLSFEKGDFSIPASINVQFSKTIPRLAIVHAKVLLRGQQIKTVAEIDLNTMELKTSLNADSIDLIRFADLVTPTGLTATGTLALTSKMHLDLQPLSLISAAVSGKLEQADITFGDLQLKTCKVLENQQPFLFNLTAQKEAGHLSATSLAIDGSVKAMVGDLDLAFKKSENGISFDGNFSLDIPEQTVATALTVAPARVTTQLRAEADYRGNWQVEATSINKPAFALSQGDLKISAKLTEYKLSATSKADKTSFFYTVELAPLTAEAANFYAQLPELSVSGETVNGVSKFMLPFNNLVVTNRGDFSTKAEGKILFNWPYQPEETKSAINIHTIHLAGQDLGNLDLTLKQERQGFTITGRHQNSLLDTLCFDLTGYVNIFAIKPEAKLQLKNACNTSVNGLELGRFAPNLSGFLADAELQIDGKLLYKDGRTSGQIDSKIENIRLTSTEKDFTLEGGSFGLQLKELPIIKSGPKQQFSFQSLKFGKITAANGLVEYQVESPESIFIEKSQFQWSDGHVYTPAMRFSPIIKDYDLIFFCDRLHFAKLLNQLGVATSEGQGRVNGRVPVRITDGKFFLENGFLYSTPGEGGKIKLTNTDLLTDNIPKGTPQFAQIDLAREALKNFDYDWAKLDINSESAEDLLLHLQINGKPSNPLPFVYSEEFGGFARVDASSPGSHFQGIKLDVNFRLPLNQVLHYGDSMKSLMK